From a region of the Bradyrhizobium sp. KBS0727 genome:
- a CDS encoding alpha/beta hydrolase → MAEAGGDIALAPIDRAIARIRAVYRSWNRETTVARMRSDWDTAFGGTTALVRCEGVSAGGVDGEWIQPANAPRDKAVLYSHGGGFRIGSVASHRDLIAQIAVASGCRVLAINYRLAPEHRFPAALDDALAAYDWVLGQGLKPANVAFAGDSAGGNLVLAAMLALRERRLPLPGAAVLMSPWTDLAATGASYVSRAEADPIHQRPMILALAKNYLGGQGDPCDPLASPLYADLTGLPPLLIQVGDCETVLDDSVMLADKARAAGVEVDLQVWDGMIHVFQMFGAELPEAHRAIAEIARFLDRHLHLKAERASS, encoded by the coding sequence ATGGCAGAGGCCGGCGGCGATATCGCGCTAGCTCCGATCGATCGTGCGATCGCACGCATCCGCGCGGTCTATCGGAGCTGGAACCGCGAGACCACCGTAGCCCGGATGCGCAGCGACTGGGATACGGCCTTCGGCGGCACAACGGCGCTGGTGAGGTGCGAAGGCGTCTCGGCCGGTGGCGTCGACGGCGAATGGATTCAGCCTGCCAATGCGCCACGGGACAAGGCCGTTCTCTATTCCCATGGCGGCGGCTTTCGCATCGGCTCGGTCGCCTCGCACCGCGACCTGATCGCGCAGATCGCGGTTGCCAGCGGCTGCCGCGTGCTCGCCATCAATTATCGCCTGGCGCCGGAGCATCGTTTTCCAGCGGCGCTTGACGATGCGCTCGCGGCCTATGACTGGGTGCTCGGGCAAGGACTGAAGCCCGCCAATGTCGCCTTTGCCGGGGATTCCGCCGGCGGCAACCTTGTGCTCGCCGCGATGCTGGCCTTGCGCGAGCGTCGGCTCCCGCTGCCCGGCGCGGCCGTGCTGATGTCGCCATGGACCGATCTGGCGGCGACCGGCGCGAGCTATGTGAGCCGCGCCGAGGCGGACCCGATCCATCAGCGCCCCATGATCCTGGCGCTGGCCAAGAATTACCTGGGCGGGCAGGGTGATCCCTGCGATCCGCTGGCATCGCCTCTATACGCCGATCTCACGGGCTTGCCGCCGCTCTTGATCCAGGTCGGCGACTGCGAAACCGTATTGGACGATTCCGTCATGTTGGCCGATAAGGCGCGTGCCGCCGGCGTCGAGGTTGATCTGCAGGTCTGGGACGGCATGATCCACGTCTTCCAGATGTTCGGTGCGGAGCTTCCCGAGGCGCATCGGGCTATCGCAGAGATCGCCCGGTTTCTCGACCGGCACCTCCATCTCAAGGCCGAAAGGGCATCATCATGA
- a CDS encoding NAD(P)H-dependent oxidoreductase, which produces MKVLIVFAHHEAKSFNAALLARSVEELTAQQHEVQISDLYAMNFNPVATAADFHQRRFPDVLQYDREQKYSHQHQSFSDDIAGEIEKLLWCDMLILQFPLWWFSVPAIMKGWIDRVFVNGAVYGAGRRYDTGGLKGRRAMVVTSTAAYEGMCAPDGLVGALDVVLWPIQNGALAYAGCDVLPPFVSWNVNFVDEATRRFYLDGYAARLRTLEATAPLFFHPLSDFGADWRLKPGVEPRAAGQRNS; this is translated from the coding sequence ATGAAGGTTCTGATCGTCTTTGCCCATCATGAGGCGAAATCTTTCAACGCAGCTCTGCTGGCGCGGTCGGTCGAGGAACTGACCGCGCAACAGCATGAGGTCCAGATATCCGACCTCTACGCCATGAACTTCAATCCGGTCGCAACCGCAGCCGACTTTCACCAGCGGCGCTTCCCGGACGTGCTGCAGTACGACCGGGAACAGAAATATTCACACCAGCATCAGTCCTTCAGCGACGACATCGCCGGCGAGATCGAGAAGCTGCTCTGGTGCGACATGCTGATCCTGCAGTTTCCACTGTGGTGGTTCTCCGTTCCCGCCATCATGAAAGGCTGGATCGACCGCGTGTTCGTCAACGGCGCGGTCTATGGCGCCGGCCGGCGTTACGACACCGGAGGCCTCAAGGGGCGCCGCGCCATGGTGGTTACCTCCACCGCCGCTTACGAGGGCATGTGCGCGCCTGACGGACTGGTCGGCGCGCTCGACGTCGTGCTGTGGCCGATCCAGAACGGGGCGCTGGCCTATGCGGGCTGCGATGTGCTGCCGCCTTTCGTGTCGTGGAATGTCAATTTCGTCGACGAGGCCACGCGCCGCTTCTATCTCGACGGTTATGCCGCACGCCTGCGCACGCTCGAGGCCACCGCGCCGCTGTTTTTTCATCCTTTGAGCGATTTCGGCGCGGACTGGCGCCTCAAGCCTGGTGTCGAGCCGCGCGCTGCAGGTCAGCGCAACTCCTGA
- a CDS encoding branched-chain amino acid ABC transporter permease, with product MRTGDFKQTYGELVTLVDSPPVWLWSAVLVAALIAAPFVLNSYALSFLMIILITAVGALGLNILTGYTGLISLGHVGFLVTGAYAYAVLVSKYHMHPLIGFLGAGVVPALASLIVGAPSLRLKGLYLAITTLAFSFIINTVILEARWLTNGARGISVQRPEIFGLSFDSDAAFTYLCLGFAVLTLFATLNIRRSRVGRAFVAIRDNDTAARVMGINLHAYKLFAFVTSAFITGLAGALYGIYLSFVSVEGFPFLLSIEALAILIVGGLGSALGAVLGTILIVLLPEATRLVFSLFSTQMDATFTTGAQELKSMLYGLVIILFLRFQPRGLVGAWHDIRRMWVNWPLRY from the coding sequence ATGCGCACCGGTGATTTCAAGCAGACCTATGGCGAACTCGTCACGCTGGTGGATTCGCCGCCTGTATGGCTGTGGTCGGCGGTGCTGGTGGCGGCGCTGATCGCGGCACCATTCGTGCTCAATTCCTATGCGCTGTCGTTCCTGATGATCATCCTGATCACCGCGGTCGGCGCGTTGGGGCTGAATATCCTGACCGGCTACACCGGCCTAATCTCGCTCGGCCATGTCGGCTTCCTCGTCACCGGCGCCTACGCCTATGCGGTGCTGGTTTCGAAATACCACATGCATCCGCTGATCGGCTTCCTCGGCGCCGGGGTCGTGCCGGCGCTGGCCAGCCTCATCGTCGGCGCGCCGTCGTTGCGACTGAAGGGGCTTTATCTCGCCATCACCACGCTGGCGTTCTCCTTCATCATCAACACCGTGATCCTGGAAGCGCGGTGGCTGACCAACGGCGCCCGCGGCATATCGGTGCAGCGGCCCGAGATTTTCGGTCTCAGTTTCGACAGCGATGCCGCCTTCACCTATCTCTGCCTCGGCTTTGCCGTGCTCACATTATTCGCCACGCTCAACATCCGCCGCAGCCGGGTCGGCCGCGCGTTTGTCGCAATCCGCGACAACGACACCGCCGCTCGCGTCATGGGCATTAACCTGCACGCCTACAAGCTGTTCGCCTTCGTCACCTCCGCCTTCATCACCGGCCTGGCGGGCGCGCTGTACGGCATCTACCTGTCCTTCGTCAGCGTCGAGGGCTTTCCGTTCCTGCTCTCGATCGAGGCGCTGGCGATCCTGATCGTCGGCGGGCTCGGCTCGGCGCTCGGCGCCGTGCTTGGCACCATCCTGATCGTGCTGCTGCCGGAAGCGACGCGGCTGGTGTTCAGCCTGTTCAGCACGCAGATGGACGCTACCTTCACGACCGGCGCGCAGGAACTCAAGAGCATGCTCTACGGCCTCGTCATCATCCTGTTCCTGCGCTTCCAGCCGCGCGGGCTGGTCGGCGCCTGGCACGACATCCGGCGAATGTGGGTGAACTGGCCGCTGCGTTACTGA
- a CDS encoding HD domain-containing protein, whose protein sequence is MKPITASAAKKLGQFLARDFRQIFGRAHDDHAERLGALARSTIECLGRSDALYHNFEHTMLVTMVGRDILHGLALSRRIEPADYSHLIIACLLHDIGYVRGILSGDSETEFVVDRSGKRITLTRGASDAALTPYHVDRSKLFAFERLGSSPVIDAERVAKAIESTRFPCQLDRGTTEDDLEPRLVQAADLIGQLGDPMYSRKANALYCEFEEIGMNRQLGYSSPADLIDKYPGFYWNSVSKHLDEGVKYLNLTASGRQWIANLHHHVYCAEHGRRLMGPQP, encoded by the coding sequence ATGAAACCGATTACGGCATCGGCTGCCAAGAAACTTGGTCAGTTTTTGGCTAGGGATTTCCGCCAGATCTTCGGCCGAGCCCATGACGATCATGCTGAACGCCTCGGCGCCCTGGCGCGAAGCACGATCGAATGTCTCGGAAGGAGCGATGCGCTCTACCACAATTTCGAGCACACCATGCTGGTCACGATGGTGGGACGCGATATTCTCCACGGCCTGGCGCTGTCCCGCCGCATCGAGCCTGCCGACTACAGTCATCTCATCATCGCCTGCCTGCTGCACGACATCGGCTATGTGCGCGGCATCCTGAGCGGCGACTCGGAGACCGAATTCGTCGTGGATCGAAGCGGAAAACGGATCACTCTCACCCGTGGCGCATCGGACGCGGCGCTCACCCCCTACCACGTCGATCGTTCGAAGCTATTCGCCTTTGAACGGCTCGGAAGCTCACCGGTCATCGACGCCGAACGCGTAGCCAAGGCGATCGAGTCTACGCGCTTTCCCTGCCAGCTCGATCGAGGCACGACGGAAGACGACCTGGAGCCGCGGCTGGTGCAGGCGGCTGATCTCATTGGGCAACTTGGTGACCCCATGTACTCGCGCAAAGCCAACGCGCTCTATTGCGAATTCGAAGAGATCGGCATGAATCGGCAGCTCGGGTATTCGTCACCGGCCGACCTGATCGACAAGTATCCGGGGTTCTATTGGAACAGCGTTTCCAAGCACCTCGACGAGGGCGTCAAATATCTGAACCTGACAGCCTCCGGACGCCAATGGATCGCCAATCTCCATCACCACGTCTACTGTGCAGAACACGGTCGGCGCTTGATGGGACCTCAGCCCTGA
- a CDS encoding Rieske 2Fe-2S domain-containing protein encodes MNVVPRASQWGELIRPDRVHGSLYSDPAIFEAELQNIWYRTWVYVGHESEVPNANDYVVKSIGPQSVIMTRDEQGKVNLLLNRCSHRGNQVCSYDKGNARSFTCPFHSWTFANDGRLVGYAFPDGYEGQDKSKLALGRVTRVQSYRGFVFGSFAAEGPTLEEHLGGAAETIDRLVRFSPEGEVEVTAGFLKHRVKANWKFIIENECDGYHPAFVHSSIFGVADSAIGKLYGGASTAVTRDYGNGHTEIDLRPEFRKRDAPMSWFGTTEARLPDYTARMKAAYGDQTAREIMIDGSPHVMIFPNLFIAEIQMFVIQPLAVDDSVQHVTALQFKGAPDMNRRLRQQTMGSVGPAGLLLADDSEMYERCHRGVLARNPEWIFLGRGEKRERQDELGFKVGHVTDEIPSRGIWRHYRSLMETR; translated from the coding sequence ATGAACGTGGTGCCGCGCGCGTCACAGTGGGGCGAATTGATCCGGCCCGACCGGGTGCACGGCTCGCTCTACAGCGACCCCGCGATCTTCGAAGCCGAACTGCAGAACATCTGGTACCGGACCTGGGTCTATGTCGGGCACGAGAGCGAGGTGCCCAACGCCAACGACTACGTCGTCAAGTCGATCGGCCCGCAATCGGTGATCATGACTCGGGACGAGCAGGGCAAAGTTAACCTGCTGCTCAATCGTTGCTCGCATCGCGGCAACCAGGTCTGTTCCTACGATAAGGGTAATGCGCGTTCCTTCACATGCCCGTTTCACTCCTGGACGTTTGCCAACGACGGCCGCTTGGTAGGCTACGCGTTTCCCGACGGCTACGAAGGCCAGGACAAGTCGAAGCTTGCGCTCGGCCGTGTGACGCGGGTTCAGTCCTATCGCGGCTTTGTGTTCGGCTCGTTCGCAGCCGAAGGGCCGACTCTGGAAGAGCATCTCGGCGGCGCGGCCGAAACCATCGATCGTCTGGTTCGGTTCTCGCCCGAGGGCGAAGTCGAGGTGACGGCGGGCTTTCTCAAGCATCGCGTCAAGGCCAACTGGAAATTCATCATCGAGAACGAATGCGACGGCTATCACCCGGCCTTCGTGCATTCCTCGATCTTCGGCGTCGCCGATAGCGCGATCGGCAAGCTCTATGGCGGTGCGTCGACCGCGGTGACGCGCGACTACGGCAACGGCCATACCGAGATCGACCTGCGGCCCGAATTCCGCAAGCGCGACGCTCCGATGAGCTGGTTCGGCACCACGGAAGCGCGGTTGCCGGACTATACCGCGCGGATGAAGGCCGCCTATGGCGACCAGACCGCGCGCGAGATCATGATCGACGGCTCGCCGCATGTGATGATCTTTCCGAACCTGTTCATCGCCGAAATCCAGATGTTCGTGATCCAGCCGCTCGCGGTCGACGACAGCGTGCAGCATGTCACGGCGCTGCAGTTTAAAGGCGCGCCCGACATGAACCGGCGCCTGCGTCAGCAGACCATGGGCTCGGTCGGCCCGGCCGGATTGCTGCTGGCCGACGATTCGGAAATGTACGAGCGCTGCCATCGCGGTGTGCTGGCGCGCAATCCGGAATGGATATTCCTCGGCCGCGGCGAGAAGCGCGAGCGCCAGGACGAGCTCGGCTTCAAGGTCGGCCATGTCACCGACGAGATCCCGTCGCGCGGCATCTGGCGGCATTATCGCAGTTTGATGGAGACGCGCTAA
- a CDS encoding aromatic-ring-hydroxylating dioxygenase subunit beta, with protein MLSRESSATLMSAVAAFIYKEARFQDEHQYEAWEALWTDDGVYWVPANGDDIDPEKQMSIIYDNRSRISLRIKQLLTGKRHTQTPQSRLRRVVSNIELMDEQPGGDISVASNCLVFESSLRDDTVWAARNEYRLRYVDGELRMAYKKVILVNNEKALFTLSFLI; from the coding sequence ATGTTGTCGCGCGAAAGCAGCGCTACATTGATGAGCGCCGTGGCGGCCTTCATCTACAAGGAAGCGCGGTTCCAGGACGAGCATCAGTACGAGGCCTGGGAAGCGCTGTGGACCGATGACGGCGTCTATTGGGTACCGGCCAATGGCGACGATATCGATCCCGAAAAGCAGATGTCGATCATCTACGACAACCGTTCGCGGATTTCGCTTCGCATCAAGCAGTTGTTGACCGGCAAGCGCCACACCCAAACGCCACAATCGCGGCTGCGGCGCGTGGTCTCCAACATCGAGCTGATGGACGAACAGCCCGGCGGCGATATTTCGGTCGCGAGCAACTGCCTGGTGTTCGAATCCAGCCTGCGCGACGACACCGTCTGGGCCGCGCGCAACGAATACCGGCTGCGCTATGTCGATGGCGAACTGCGGATGGCGTACAAGAAGGTGATCTTGGTCAACAACGAGAAAGCGCTGTTTACACTCTCGTTCCTCATCTAG
- a CDS encoding acyl-CoA dehydrogenase family protein: MNIRPADPRGQSDSEFHFSEQPQLSEELRMVREQVRRFVEKEVVPHGEQWERDGKIPREIYRRMGALGFLGMRHAAEYGGTDMGPLASMVWAEELGRSTFGGFTSSVLVHTDMSAVHITLRGTPEQKQKYLPAIIRGETICSIAVTEPDAGSDVAGLKTRARRDGDDWVINGSKMFITNAVYGDILIVAARTDPAAKGSRGISLFIVERTTPGISVTKLDKHGWLCSDTAEIAFQDVRIPAGNLLGEENRGFYGIMETFENERICIGGICAGESAKAIELTTNYVKTRQAFGGPLWNQQAVRLKLASLATKAAAARALAYHAAELVEAGKPCPREVSMVKALSPEVLHEVVHGCLQLHGGTGFMRGTPIERMVRDARVLTIGGGATEVMLEEVAKRM, translated from the coding sequence ATGAACATCAGGCCCGCCGATCCCCGCGGTCAGTCCGACAGCGAATTCCATTTCTCCGAGCAGCCGCAGCTTTCCGAGGAGTTGCGGATGGTGCGCGAGCAGGTGCGCCGGTTTGTCGAGAAGGAAGTGGTGCCGCATGGCGAGCAGTGGGAGCGTGACGGCAAGATCCCGCGCGAGATCTACCGCCGCATGGGGGCGCTTGGATTCCTCGGCATGCGCCACGCCGCCGAATATGGCGGCACCGATATGGGGCCGCTGGCGTCGATGGTCTGGGCCGAAGAGCTCGGACGTTCGACCTTCGGCGGTTTCACCTCTTCGGTGCTGGTTCACACCGACATGTCGGCCGTTCACATCACCCTGCGCGGGACGCCGGAGCAAAAGCAGAAATACCTTCCCGCGATCATCCGCGGCGAGACCATCTGCTCGATCGCGGTCACCGAGCCCGATGCGGGCTCCGATGTCGCCGGGCTGAAGACGCGGGCCCGCCGCGACGGCGATGACTGGGTGATCAACGGCTCGAAGATGTTCATCACCAACGCCGTCTATGGCGACATCCTGATCGTTGCCGCGCGCACCGATCCCGCCGCCAAGGGCAGCCGCGGAATCTCGCTGTTCATCGTCGAGCGGACGACGCCCGGCATCTCCGTGACCAAGCTCGACAAGCACGGCTGGCTTTGCTCCGATACCGCCGAGATCGCGTTCCAGGATGTGCGGATCCCTGCCGGAAACCTGCTGGGCGAGGAGAACCGCGGCTTCTACGGCATTATGGAAACCTTCGAGAACGAGCGAATCTGCATCGGCGGCATCTGCGCCGGCGAATCCGCCAAGGCGATTGAGCTCACCACCAATTATGTGAAGACCCGCCAGGCGTTCGGCGGACCGTTGTGGAACCAGCAAGCTGTGCGGCTCAAGCTCGCCTCGCTCGCCACCAAGGCCGCGGCCGCCCGGGCGCTCGCTTATCATGCCGCCGAGCTTGTCGAAGCCGGCAAGCCGTGTCCGCGCGAAGTGTCGATGGTGAAGGCGCTGTCACCGGAAGTGCTGCACGAGGTCGTGCATGGCTGCCTGCAACTGCACGGCGGCACCGGCTTCATGCGGGGAACGCCGATCGAACGAATGGTGCGTGACGCGCGGGTATTGACCATCGGCGGCGGCGCCACCGAGGTCATGCTGGAAGAAGTCGCCAAGCGGATGTGA
- a CDS encoding ABC transporter substrate-binding protein, whose amino-acid sequence MIKYLATASLLLAGAYLTTGPVLAADPGITDTEILIGDVEPLTGPPALLGVAASIGHKIAIAEANNAGGINGRKIKYVLEDDGYVTARTIQGVKKVIDVDKVFAMLGISGSGQSIAVMPVLEKAGIPTVIDVAPVKFLWEPPRKNVFVVGQSYEEGIIHLVNYLADKNPGKKWGLITQDDDYGITVRDGFDTVVKAKKLNVVYSGNYKKGQQDFSSDMLQLKDSGAEVFLAGGIIGENIAMMKELEKLNIKPVVGIFWPGRVEPVLKLMGPAGDGIYAVDYVEPFAGPTGKAFLEKAKGLLPEAEMKGINRYSMTGYAAAKVLIEAIGRCGKEPSWACTIAELEKTKNVQTGVMAPISFGPGVRFSNQKLQIMQSEFSTLSFKPVN is encoded by the coding sequence ATGATCAAATATCTGGCGACCGCGTCGCTGTTGCTCGCGGGCGCGTATCTGACGACCGGCCCCGTGCTGGCCGCCGATCCGGGGATCACCGACACCGAAATCCTGATCGGCGACGTCGAACCCCTGACCGGCCCGCCGGCGCTGCTCGGCGTGGCCGCATCGATCGGCCACAAGATCGCGATCGCGGAAGCCAACAACGCCGGCGGCATCAACGGCCGCAAGATCAAATATGTGCTCGAAGACGACGGCTACGTCACCGCCCGCACTATCCAGGGCGTCAAGAAGGTGATTGACGTCGACAAGGTGTTCGCGATGCTCGGTATATCCGGCTCTGGTCAATCCATCGCCGTGATGCCGGTGCTGGAAAAAGCCGGGATCCCCACCGTCATCGACGTGGCGCCGGTCAAATTCCTCTGGGAACCGCCGCGCAAGAACGTGTTCGTGGTCGGGCAATCCTACGAGGAAGGTATCATCCACCTCGTCAACTATCTCGCCGACAAGAACCCCGGCAAGAAATGGGGCCTGATCACGCAGGACGACGATTACGGCATCACCGTGCGCGACGGCTTCGACACCGTGGTCAAGGCCAAGAAGCTCAACGTAGTCTACAGCGGCAACTACAAGAAGGGCCAACAGGACTTTTCGTCCGACATGCTGCAACTCAAGGATTCCGGCGCCGAGGTGTTTTTGGCCGGCGGTATCATCGGCGAGAACATCGCGATGATGAAGGAGCTGGAGAAGCTCAACATCAAGCCCGTCGTAGGCATCTTCTGGCCCGGACGGGTCGAGCCGGTGCTGAAACTGATGGGACCGGCGGGCGACGGCATCTATGCCGTCGATTATGTAGAACCGTTCGCTGGTCCCACCGGCAAGGCGTTTCTGGAAAAGGCCAAGGGCCTGCTTCCGGAGGCCGAGATGAAGGGCATCAACCGCTACAGCATGACCGGCTATGCCGCCGCCAAGGTGCTGATCGAAGCGATCGGACGATGCGGCAAGGAGCCGAGCTGGGCCTGCACCATTGCGGAGCTGGAAAAGACCAAAAACGTCCAAACCGGCGTGATGGCGCCTATCAGCTTCGGCCCTGGCGTCCGGTTCTCGAACCAGAAGCTGCAGATCATGCAGTCCGAGTTCTCGACGCTGAGTTTTAAGCCGGTGAACTAG
- a CDS encoding enoyl-CoA hydratase/isomerase family protein — protein MIDKGPVLLDIADGIARLRLNRPDAANGMSAELLSALCDAIMVCHGQPDLRVLLLSGEGANFCAGGDVRAFASKGEKLPDYIRQATAYLQNAVTGLLRLEAPVITSVQGFAAGGGGFGLVCASDIVIAGESAKFLAGATRVAMAPDAGVSVTLSRLVGLRRAMSILLTNPVISAPEAMAMGIVTKVVSDADLAEASLAMAQELAAGAPKALAATKRLVWAGTALSIEQCLSEEARTVSELSGMADAREGLAAVIERRKPIFTGR, from the coding sequence ATGATCGACAAGGGACCTGTGCTGCTCGATATTGCCGACGGCATCGCGCGGCTGCGCCTCAACCGCCCGGACGCCGCCAACGGTATGAGCGCCGAACTCCTGAGCGCGCTGTGCGACGCCATCATGGTTTGCCACGGCCAACCGGACCTGCGCGTGCTGCTGCTGAGCGGCGAGGGCGCGAATTTCTGCGCGGGCGGCGACGTCAGGGCGTTTGCGTCGAAGGGCGAAAAACTGCCCGACTATATCCGGCAGGCCACCGCCTATCTGCAGAATGCGGTGACCGGGCTGTTGCGGCTGGAAGCACCGGTCATCACTTCGGTTCAGGGCTTTGCCGCCGGTGGCGGCGGTTTTGGTCTCGTCTGCGCCTCCGACATTGTTATCGCCGGTGAATCCGCAAAGTTCCTCGCAGGCGCGACGCGGGTTGCGATGGCGCCCGATGCCGGCGTGTCCGTCACGCTGTCGCGGCTGGTCGGCCTGCGCCGGGCGATGTCGATCCTGCTGACCAATCCGGTGATCTCGGCGCCCGAGGCGATGGCGATGGGCATCGTCACCAAAGTTGTTTCGGACGCAGACCTCGCCGAGGCGTCGCTCGCGATGGCGCAAGAACTGGCGGCCGGCGCGCCCAAGGCATTGGCGGCGACCAAGCGGCTGGTATGGGCCGGAACGGCGCTCAGCATCGAGCAGTGCCTGTCGGAAGAGGCGCGCACCGTGTCTGAACTATCCGGGATGGCCGACGCGCGCGAAGGTCTCGCCGCGGTGATCGAGCGGCGCAAACCGATCTTTACGGGGCGCTGA
- a CDS encoding SDR family NAD(P)-dependent oxidoreductase codes for MVPASGTRPFGRLDGRRAFVSGGAKGIGAAIARSFAEAGAHVVIADLDFETASGLAGQIGATAVHLDVGDAGMVQAVMSQYGPFDIVVNNAGVDQHAFFTDTTPEDWARLLAVNLVSAFACTHAALPAMQAAGFGRIINITSEAARLGSKGGAVYSAAKGGVIAFTKSIARENARFRITANSIAPGPIRTPMLEAAAAKGGEKILHAMTDATLLRRLGEPEEVAAAVLFLASDQAAYITGETIGVSGGMGVGG; via the coding sequence ATGGTGCCGGCTTCTGGCACCCGGCCTTTCGGGCGGCTCGATGGCCGCCGCGCCTTCGTCTCCGGTGGCGCGAAGGGCATCGGTGCGGCGATCGCGCGAAGCTTTGCCGAGGCGGGCGCCCATGTCGTGATTGCCGATCTCGATTTCGAAACGGCCTCCGGTCTTGCCGGGCAAATCGGTGCGACCGCTGTTCACCTCGATGTCGGCGACGCCGGCATGGTTCAGGCGGTCATGTCGCAGTACGGACCATTCGATATCGTCGTCAACAATGCCGGCGTCGACCAGCATGCGTTCTTCACCGACACAACGCCGGAAGATTGGGCGAGGCTACTCGCGGTCAACCTGGTCTCGGCCTTTGCCTGCACCCACGCCGCACTGCCTGCGATGCAGGCGGCCGGCTTCGGACGCATCATCAACATCACCTCGGAAGCGGCGCGGCTGGGCTCCAAAGGCGGCGCGGTCTATTCGGCCGCCAAGGGCGGCGTGATCGCCTTCACCAAGAGCATCGCGCGCGAAAACGCACGCTTCAGGATAACCGCCAATTCAATCGCGCCGGGGCCGATCCGCACGCCGATGCTGGAAGCGGCCGCAGCGAAAGGCGGCGAGAAGATTTTGCATGCCATGACCGATGCCACCCTGTTGCGGCGTCTCGGCGAGCCCGAGGAAGTCGCCGCCGCCGTATTGTTCCTGGCTTCCGACCAGGCGGCCTATATCACCGGCGAAACCATTGGCGTATCCGGCGGCATGGGAGTGGGCGGCTGA
- a CDS encoding branched-chain amino acid ABC transporter permease, protein MQYLTQLLISGLAIGAIYGLIAMGFAVIYKSTGLVNFAQGEMTMITAYIAWTISTTVSGNVVVVALGAILAAVVLGLVIERLVMRPMLGEPVFATVMVTIGLAVILRSSINFIWDAYPHDLDIGVGRTIVRIGGVGVRTGQIAVIATLLALLAAIWAFFRYSKIGVAMRAVAADDRTALLMGISATRVHALAWAASSVIAGIGGVFFALSYDLSPAMFQLGLKAFPATILGGLDAVLGSGLGGLLIGITENLAGGYVGSGMKEVAGFAMIIVVLMIRPFGLFGERDIERV, encoded by the coding sequence ATGCAGTACCTGACCCAGCTCCTGATATCCGGCCTTGCGATCGGCGCCATCTACGGCCTGATCGCGATGGGCTTTGCGGTGATCTACAAATCGACGGGTCTCGTCAATTTCGCACAGGGCGAAATGACCATGATCACCGCCTACATCGCCTGGACCATCTCGACCACGGTGAGCGGCAACGTGGTCGTGGTAGCGCTCGGCGCCATCCTTGCCGCCGTCGTGCTCGGCCTCGTGATCGAGCGGCTGGTGATGCGGCCGATGCTGGGCGAGCCGGTCTTTGCCACCGTCATGGTGACGATTGGTCTAGCCGTGATCCTGCGCTCGTCGATCAATTTCATCTGGGATGCCTACCCGCACGACCTGGATATCGGCGTCGGCCGCACCATCGTGCGGATCGGCGGGGTCGGCGTGCGCACCGGCCAGATCGCCGTCATCGCCACGCTTCTGGCGCTGCTCGCCGCGATCTGGGCGTTCTTCCGCTACAGCAAGATCGGCGTCGCGATGCGCGCGGTCGCCGCCGACGACCGTACCGCCCTCTTGATGGGCATCAGCGCCACCCGGGTGCACGCGCTGGCCTGGGCTGCCTCCTCCGTGATCGCCGGCATCGGCGGCGTGTTCTTTGCGCTGTCCTATGATCTTTCGCCGGCGATGTTCCAGCTCGGGCTGAAGGCGTTTCCGGCCACGATCCTGGGCGGCCTCGACGCCGTGCTCGGCTCCGGGCTCGGCGGGCTCCTGATCGGGATCACCGAGAATCTCGCCGGCGGTTATGTCGGCTCCGGCATGAAGGAAGTCGCGGGCTTTGCGATGATCATCGTGGTGCTGATGATCCGCCCATTCGGCCTCTTCGGCGAACGCGACATCGAAAGGGTTTAG